In Patescibacteria group bacterium, the following are encoded in one genomic region:
- a CDS encoding PEP/pyruvate-binding domain-containing protein: MRFILPFLQITKKDIAIAGGKGASLGEMTKAGFPIPPGFVILASAFDSFLEQTDLNVEVESELKKADPKKTHTIDDASEVLRSLIGKYPMPQGIEKKIAIAFNKLKARYVAVRSSATAEDSRVASWAGELESYLGVQKKELMDAVKKCWSSLFTPRAIFYRIEKKINGKKVSVAVVIQKMVESEVAGVCFTVHPVTGDRNQMVIEASWGLGEAVVGGKVTPDCYVVDKQKMKIIDITVNEQLIEIKRIGEKTKEIKVSLSRASKQCLPLPKIIALAQICKKIEAHYGFPCDIEWAVEKDKIYIVQSRPITTL; this comes from the coding sequence ATGAGATTTATTCTTCCTTTCCTTCAAATTACAAAAAAAGACATTGCTATTGCCGGCGGCAAGGGTGCTTCCCTAGGAGAAATGACAAAAGCAGGGTTTCCGATCCCCCCTGGTTTTGTCATTTTAGCTTCGGCCTTTGATAGCTTTTTAGAACAGACTGATCTTAACGTGGAAGTGGAAAGCGAACTCAAGAAAGCTGATCCGAAAAAGACCCATACCATAGATGATGCCTCGGAAGTGTTGCGTAGTTTAATCGGCAAATATCCAATGCCCCAAGGCATAGAAAAAAAAATCGCAATAGCTTTTAACAAACTGAAAGCTCGATATGTTGCCGTGCGTTCTTCCGCCACAGCCGAAGATTCTCGTGTTGCCTCTTGGGCTGGAGAATTGGAAAGTTACTTGGGGGTTCAGAAAAAAGAATTAATGGATGCGGTAAAAAAATGTTGGTCTTCTCTGTTTACGCCCCGCGCCATTTTCTATCGCATTGAGAAAAAAATAAACGGCAAAAAAGTTTCGGTAGCGGTTGTGATTCAAAAAATGGTGGAATCAGAAGTGGCGGGAGTCTGTTTTACCGTGCATCCCGTGACGGGCGATAGAAATCAGATGGTGATTGAGGCAAGCTGGGGGCTAGGAGAAGCAGTGGTGGGGGGCAAAGTGACGCCGGATTGTTATGTGGTGGATAAACAAAAAATGAAAATTATAGATATTACGGTCAATGAACAATTAATAGAAATAAAAAGGATAGGCGAAAAGACAAAAGAAATCAAAGTTTCTTTAAGCCGTGCCAGCAAACAATGTCTCCCTCTCCCTAAAATCATTGCACTTGCCCAAATTTGCAAAAAGATAGAAGCCCATTATGGCTTTCCTTGCGATATTGAATGGGCGGTAGAAAAGGATAAAATTTATATTGTGCAGAGCCGACCAATTACGACTTTGTGA